From one Rubrobacter xylanophilus genomic stretch:
- the thrS gene encoding threonine--tRNA ligase, whose protein sequence is MATVRLPDGKELEVDSSERLGDVARRIGPRLARDAVVARLNGRLVDLGLPVDGGGELEFVTADSPEGLYVLRHSTAHAMAQAIMELYPGSRLTIGPPVDDGFYYDIEVNGRISEEDLPRIEERMREIVERDLPIRREEVSKEEARELYRDNPYKLELLDEIPEDRVSIYRQGDFFDLCRGPHVPSTGRLGAFRLQSVAGAYWRGDENNPMLTRIYGTAWPTEKQLRAHLKRLEEARARDHRRLGRELDLFTFAPEDVGPGIPLFLPRGETLRHLMEGFVREVQTRNGYEHVWTGHLVNERLYARSGHLEHYRDAMFPPMRDGETAYRLKPMNCPSHMTLFNSRPRSYRDLPVRYAEFATLYRYEKSGELSGLTRVRSLTQDDAHVFCTEEQVQEEFARALAIIREVLDTYGFTDYRVRLSLRDPEGGKYIADEEKWARAERALRAALDAAGIDYDPAPGEAAFYGPKADFMARDVLGREWQLSTIQVDFIQPGRLGCEYVGEDGERHTPVLLHRAVTGTTERFMAVLIEHYAGAFPVWLSPVQAVVIPVADRHLKYARDVASKLSAGGVRVEVDDSPNTMQKKIRENARQKVPYMLIVGDREEESGTVNVRRRGEGKRQAEMPLLEFAERVREEAAARR, encoded by the coding sequence ATGGCTACTGTCAGGCTCCCTGACGGCAAAGAACTGGAGGTTGATTCGAGCGAGCGGTTGGGGGACGTGGCGCGGCGGATAGGGCCGCGGCTCGCCCGGGACGCGGTGGTCGCCCGGCTGAACGGGCGGCTGGTGGATCTGGGCCTCCCGGTGGACGGCGGGGGAGAGCTGGAGTTCGTCACCGCGGATTCTCCCGAGGGGCTCTACGTCCTGCGGCACTCCACCGCGCACGCGATGGCGCAGGCGATCATGGAGCTCTACCCGGGCAGCCGACTCACCATAGGTCCGCCCGTGGACGACGGCTTCTACTACGACATCGAGGTGAACGGCAGGATCTCGGAGGAAGACCTCCCCCGCATCGAGGAGAGGATGCGCGAGATCGTGGAGCGTGACCTGCCCATAAGGCGCGAGGAGGTCTCAAAGGAGGAGGCCAGAGAGCTCTACCGGGACAACCCTTACAAGCTGGAGCTTCTCGACGAGATACCCGAAGATCGGGTCTCCATCTACCGGCAGGGGGACTTCTTCGACCTCTGCCGGGGGCCGCACGTGCCGAGCACCGGCAGGCTCGGCGCCTTCAGGCTCCAGAGCGTCGCCGGGGCCTACTGGCGCGGCGACGAGAACAACCCGATGCTCACCCGGATCTACGGCACCGCCTGGCCCACGGAGAAGCAGCTCCGCGCGCACCTCAAGCGCCTGGAGGAGGCCAGGGCCCGCGACCACCGCAGGCTCGGGCGCGAGCTCGACCTCTTCACCTTCGCCCCGGAGGACGTGGGCCCGGGGATCCCGCTCTTTCTGCCTAGAGGTGAGACGCTCCGGCACCTCATGGAGGGCTTCGTGCGGGAGGTGCAGACCCGCAACGGCTACGAGCACGTGTGGACCGGGCATCTGGTGAACGAGCGGCTCTACGCCCGCTCCGGGCACCTCGAGCACTACCGGGACGCCATGTTCCCCCCGATGCGGGATGGGGAGACGGCCTACCGGCTCAAGCCGATGAACTGCCCGAGCCACATGACCCTCTTCAACTCCCGCCCGCGCTCCTACCGGGACCTGCCGGTTCGCTACGCAGAGTTCGCCACCCTCTACCGCTACGAGAAGAGCGGCGAGCTCTCCGGGCTCACCCGGGTGCGCAGCCTTACCCAGGACGACGCCCACGTCTTCTGCACCGAGGAGCAGGTGCAGGAGGAGTTCGCCCGGGCGCTCGCCATAATCCGCGAGGTGCTCGACACCTACGGCTTCACCGACTACCGGGTTCGCCTCTCGCTGCGCGACCCCGAAGGGGGCAAGTACATCGCCGACGAGGAGAAGTGGGCGCGGGCCGAGCGCGCGCTGCGGGCGGCGCTGGACGCGGCCGGGATAGACTACGACCCGGCGCCCGGCGAGGCGGCCTTCTACGGCCCCAAGGCGGACTTCATGGCCAGGGACGTTCTGGGGCGCGAGTGGCAGCTCTCCACCATCCAGGTGGACTTCATCCAGCCCGGCAGGCTCGGTTGCGAGTACGTCGGCGAGGATGGTGAGCGGCACACCCCGGTGCTGCTGCACCGGGCCGTCACCGGCACTACCGAGCGCTTCATGGCCGTTCTTATCGAGCACTATGCCGGGGCCTTCCCGGTCTGGCTCTCTCCGGTGCAGGCGGTCGTCATCCCGGTTGCCGACCGGCACCTGAAGTATGCCAGGGACGTGGCATCGAAGCTCTCCGCCGGTGGGGTGCGTGTCGAGGTCGATGACTCACCGAACACCATGCAGAAGAAGATTCGGGAAAATGCCCGGCAGAAGGTTCCCTACATGCTCATCGTCGGGGATAGGGAGGAGGAGTCCGGGACGGTCAACGTCCGCCGACGCGGCGAGGGCAAGAGGCAGGCCGAGATGCCCCTGCTGGAGTTCGCGGAGCGGGTGCGCGAGGAGGCCGCGGCCCGCCGTTGA
- a CDS encoding type II toxin-antitoxin system HicA family toxin → MKRRALIDHIKAHGGEFYREGGRHTIYIHRENGRSAAVPRHTEIANNLARKICRDLGIEPP, encoded by the coding sequence TTGAAGCGCCGGGCGCTCATAGACCACATCAAAGCCCATGGTGGGGAGTTCTACCGCGAGGGGGGCCGACACACGATCTACATCCACCGCGAGAACGGGCGAAGTGCGGCCGTCCCCCGCCACACCGAGATAGCCAACAACCTGGCCAGGAAGATCTGCCGGGATCTGGGGATAGAGCCGCCATGA
- a CDS encoding tyrosine-type recombinase/integrase, which produces MGKRGNGEGSVYPVRDRSGRVKGYRGAYFVHTAEGPKRRYVSGKTRKEVSEKLAKALSQRADGLIFEAGNLTVGEYLDRWLRDVEDTVRRSTFEGYGFAIHPHIKPALGRIKLKDLSPAHLRWFYRERLDSGLSAATVHKLHVVLHKALSQAVSDGLIPRNVASGMKLPKIHREEINPLTEEEARRFLEAARGDRLEALYVLALSTGMRMGELLALEWEDVDLERGLLRVRRTLTQANGSFILGETKTKKSRRTIRLTSGAAAALRAHLSRQLEEMERMGSLYEPGGLVFATETGTIINPSNLRNRSFKPLLKRAGLPPIRFHDLRHTCATLLLSKDINPKIVSEMLGHSSIAITLDIYSHLLPDMQEKAAKALEEALG; this is translated from the coding sequence ATGGGCAAAAGAGGTAACGGAGAGGGTTCTGTCTACCCCGTAAGGGACAGAAGCGGCAGGGTAAAAGGCTACCGCGGGGCCTACTTCGTGCACACGGCGGAGGGTCCCAAGAGGCGATATGTCTCCGGTAAGACCCGCAAGGAAGTCTCCGAGAAACTCGCCAAAGCCCTCAGCCAGCGTGCGGACGGGCTCATCTTCGAGGCCGGCAACCTCACGGTCGGGGAATATCTGGACCGTTGGCTGAGAGACGTAGAGGATACGGTGCGCCGGAGCACTTTCGAGGGGTACGGCTTTGCCATACATCCCCACATAAAGCCCGCTCTTGGACGGATCAAGCTGAAGGACCTGAGCCCCGCTCACCTGCGCTGGTTCTACCGGGAGCGGCTGGACTCCGGACTCAGTGCCGCCACGGTGCACAAGCTGCACGTCGTCTTGCACAAGGCGCTCTCCCAGGCCGTCTCCGATGGTCTCATACCACGCAACGTGGCCTCCGGGATGAAGCTGCCCAAGATCCACCGGGAAGAGATCAACCCTCTCACAGAAGAGGAGGCCCGCCGCTTTTTGGAAGCCGCCCGTGGAGACAGGCTGGAAGCCCTCTACGTGCTCGCCCTCTCCACCGGGATGCGCATGGGAGAACTCCTGGCCCTCGAGTGGGAGGATGTAGACCTGGAGCGCGGCCTGTTGCGTGTCCGGCGCACCCTCACCCAGGCGAACGGATCCTTCATCCTTGGGGAGACAAAGACAAAGAAGAGCCGGCGCACCATCCGGCTCACGTCCGGTGCCGCCGCCGCGCTCAGGGCCCACCTCTCCCGCCAGCTGGAGGAGATGGAGCGGATGGGGTCCCTCTACGAGCCCGGCGGGCTCGTCTTCGCCACGGAGACCGGCACCATCATCAACCCCTCCAACCTGCGCAACCGCTCCTTCAAGCCGCTACTGAAGCGGGCAGGGCTGCCGCCTATCCGCTTCCACGACCTGCGCCACACCTGCGCCACCCTGCTGCTCTCCAAAGACATAAACCCGAAGATAGTCTCGGAGATGCTCGGGCATTCTTCTATCGCCATCACCCTGGACATCTACTCCCACCTTCTGCCGGATATGCAAGAGAAGGCCGCAAAAGCCCTCGAGGAGGCGCTCGGCTGA
- a CDS encoding glycosyltransferase family 4 protein — translation MRVAFLTETFLPATDGVVTRLRYTLQELARLGDEALVVAPRYPEGGPDSFAGHRIFRVAGIPFPPYPQIRLAPANPGVGRALRRFGPDLIHAVNPYILGMAAPYYARRLRVPLVASYHTNVAAYARFYRLGFLHRAARLYTRAIHNRAAVNLCTSAATMKYLRGEGIHGLRLWPQGVDCELFGPHRASGDWRERLSGGNPRDRLIVFVGRLAPEKGIEQLRSALEKLPGVRLALVGDGPARRDLQRRFAGTPTIFAGMLHGEDLAAAYASADLFVFPSTTETLGMAMLEALASGVPVVAARSGASREVVDDGQTGLLYDPGSVSSLAAAVHRLLADDPERTSMARRARAAAERRSWEAATRALRACYLEALGKT, via the coding sequence TTGCGGGTAGCCTTTCTCACCGAGACGTTCCTCCCGGCGACCGACGGCGTGGTGACCCGGCTGCGCTACACGCTGCAGGAGCTCGCCCGCCTCGGCGACGAGGCGCTCGTCGTCGCCCCCCGATACCCGGAGGGCGGGCCCGACTCCTTCGCCGGGCACCGGATCTTTCGGGTCGCCGGCATCCCCTTCCCGCCCTATCCCCAGATCCGGCTCGCCCCCGCCAACCCCGGCGTCGGGCGGGCGCTGCGCCGCTTCGGACCCGACCTGATCCACGCCGTCAACCCTTACATCCTCGGGATGGCCGCTCCCTACTACGCCCGCAGGCTGCGGGTGCCACTCGTGGCCTCCTACCACACCAACGTGGCCGCCTACGCCCGCTTCTACCGGTTGGGCTTCCTGCACCGGGCGGCCCGGCTTTACACCCGGGCGATCCACAACCGCGCCGCCGTGAACCTCTGCACCTCCGCGGCGACGATGAAGTACCTGAGGGGAGAGGGTATCCACGGCCTCCGCCTCTGGCCCCAGGGGGTGGACTGCGAGCTCTTCGGACCGCATCGCGCCTCCGGGGACTGGCGAGAGAGGCTCTCCGGCGGCAACCCGCGGGACCGCCTGATCGTCTTCGTCGGACGGCTGGCCCCGGAGAAGGGTATAGAACAGCTCCGGTCGGCGCTGGAGAAGCTGCCCGGCGTCAGGCTCGCCCTCGTCGGCGACGGCCCGGCCCGGCGGGACCTTCAGAGGAGGTTCGCCGGAACGCCCACGATCTTCGCCGGGATGTTGCACGGCGAGGATCTCGCCGCCGCCTACGCCTCGGCGGACCTCTTCGTCTTTCCCTCCACCACCGAGACCCTGGGGATGGCGATGCTCGAGGCCCTAGCCTCCGGAGTCCCGGTCGTGGCGGCCCGCAGCGGGGCCTCGCGGGAGGTGGTGGACGACGGCCAGACCGGCCTCCTGTACGACCCGGGCTCCGTCTCCTCGCTCGCCGCCGCCGTCCACCGGCTGCTGGCGGACGACCCGGAGCGGACCTCCATGGCGCGGAGGGCCCGTGCCGCCGCCGAGCGGCGCAGCTGGGAGGCCGCGACCCGTGCGCTGCGCGCCTGCTACCTGGAAGCGCTCGGAAAGACATGA
- the pheT gene encoding phenylalanine--tRNA ligase subunit beta: MRVPLSWLREYVDFEQTPEELVGLFSMHSQEVEGIDRLGVLDGEVVVGEVQEFGRHPNADRLFVARVDIGGREVQIVAGAGNPYPGARVPVVLPGSTLAGVGKIRKTRLRGLESYGMMMSERELGISPDHEGILLLDGGYEVGRSLSDYLPVGETVLDIDVMPNRPDLWGMIGVARELAAILRTDFRIPEVSFETAGNPTADYGLRVEAEDLCPRYDLRRVSNIVPGLRAPLPMRRRIYAAGMRPINAVVDATNYVMLETGQPIHAFDAMKVREGIVVRRAREGERITLLDGSVRILDSEMLVIADEERALVIAGIMGAEDAEVDEGTSDVLIEVATFEGRNILKTSARLGLRTDASGRFERGLDPNMVDYALERVVGLLVEHPGGRAAPDRLSHYPDPVRPWRVGLRLERAGLLLGMPVREEEAQEVLGALGCEVDRKDGGLEVTVPTFRRDLHREADLIEELGRLMGLDKVPEELPATALPGGLTGSQRRVRLLRRLLADLGLSEAMLYPFGPPRWVDDLGFEERPLRIRNPLSAEGSDLRLSLLPGLLDAAARNRAFGASGGGFFEVGHVFLPVPVADREAARRFREAGERPEGVEEAALTGVREEPRLGVLLAGVVRPGGWNVPPFRAGFFEAKGLVERIVPDAAFEPADEPFLHPGRSARVLTGGRQVGWVGEIHPEVAERFELEGWPVAALELELEACRPDPEPRFEPFFNVPAVNRDLAVVVDDATPVGEMLESMRALESSLLVGVRVFDVYTGEQVPEGKKSVAFSLTFQADRTLTDEEVDAEVARIAGRLRERFGAELRGG; this comes from the coding sequence GTGCGGGTACCGCTAAGCTGGCTCCGCGAGTACGTGGACTTCGAGCAGACCCCCGAGGAGCTCGTCGGGCTCTTCTCCATGCACAGCCAGGAGGTCGAAGGCATCGACCGGCTCGGGGTGCTCGACGGCGAGGTGGTGGTGGGGGAGGTGCAGGAGTTCGGCCGGCACCCCAACGCCGACCGGCTCTTCGTGGCGCGGGTGGATATCGGGGGACGGGAGGTCCAGATCGTCGCCGGAGCGGGTAACCCCTACCCTGGTGCCCGGGTTCCGGTGGTGCTGCCCGGGAGCACGCTCGCCGGAGTCGGCAAGATCCGCAAGACCCGTCTTAGGGGCCTCGAGTCCTACGGGATGATGATGAGCGAGAGGGAGCTCGGGATCTCCCCCGACCACGAGGGGATCCTGCTCCTCGACGGGGGCTACGAGGTCGGGCGGTCCCTCTCCGATTACCTCCCGGTGGGGGAGACGGTGCTGGACATCGACGTGATGCCGAACCGTCCGGATCTGTGGGGGATGATCGGGGTTGCCCGCGAGCTCGCGGCGATCCTCCGGACGGACTTCCGCATCCCGGAGGTGTCCTTCGAGACCGCCGGGAACCCCACCGCCGACTACGGGCTGCGGGTGGAGGCGGAGGATCTCTGTCCCCGCTACGACCTCCGACGGGTCTCCAATATCGTGCCGGGGCTCCGCGCCCCGCTCCCGATGCGCCGCAGGATCTACGCCGCCGGCATGCGACCGATCAACGCCGTCGTCGACGCCACCAACTACGTGATGCTGGAGACCGGCCAGCCCATCCACGCCTTCGACGCGATGAAGGTTCGGGAGGGGATAGTCGTCCGGCGGGCGCGGGAGGGCGAGAGGATCACCCTGCTCGACGGTTCGGTGCGCATCCTCGATTCGGAGATGCTGGTCATAGCCGACGAGGAGCGGGCGCTGGTCATAGCCGGCATCATGGGCGCCGAGGACGCGGAGGTCGACGAGGGCACCTCGGACGTCCTGATCGAGGTGGCCACCTTCGAGGGACGCAACATCCTGAAGACCTCCGCCAGGCTCGGGCTGCGTACCGACGCCTCGGGGCGTTTCGAGCGCGGACTGGACCCGAACATGGTGGACTACGCGCTGGAGCGGGTGGTCGGGCTGCTGGTCGAGCACCCCGGCGGCAGGGCCGCTCCGGACCGGCTGAGCCACTACCCGGATCCGGTGCGCCCGTGGAGGGTGGGCCTGCGGCTGGAGCGGGCCGGGCTTCTTCTGGGGATGCCGGTGCGCGAGGAGGAGGCGCAGGAGGTGCTCGGGGCGCTCGGCTGTGAGGTGGACCGGAAGGATGGAGGCCTGGAGGTGACCGTGCCCACCTTCCGGCGGGACCTGCATCGTGAGGCCGACCTGATCGAGGAGCTCGGGCGTCTCATGGGGCTGGATAAGGTGCCTGAGGAGCTGCCCGCGACCGCCCTTCCCGGAGGGCTCACCGGGAGCCAGCGCCGGGTGCGGCTGCTGCGGCGGCTGCTCGCCGATCTTGGGCTCTCCGAGGCCATGCTCTACCCCTTCGGCCCACCCCGCTGGGTCGACGACCTCGGCTTCGAGGAGCGGCCGCTGCGCATCCGGAACCCGCTGAGCGCGGAGGGCAGCGACCTCAGGCTCTCTCTCCTGCCGGGCCTTCTGGACGCCGCGGCCCGCAACCGGGCCTTCGGGGCCTCTGGCGGCGGGTTCTTCGAAGTGGGGCACGTCTTCTTGCCCGTGCCGGTGGCCGATCGGGAGGCCGCCCGGCGCTTCCGGGAGGCCGGTGAGCGGCCGGAGGGGGTGGAGGAAGCGGCGCTCACCGGCGTGAGGGAGGAGCCGAGGCTAGGCGTGCTGCTAGCCGGCGTGGTGCGGCCGGGCGGGTGGAACGTCCCGCCCTTCCGGGCGGGTTTCTTCGAAGCCAAGGGACTGGTGGAGAGGATCGTCCCGGACGCCGCCTTCGAGCCCGCCGACGAGCCTTTCCTGCACCCCGGACGGTCGGCCCGGGTGCTCACCGGTGGGCGGCAGGTGGGGTGGGTGGGGGAGATCCACCCGGAGGTCGCCGAGCGCTTCGAACTCGAGGGCTGGCCTGTTGCGGCGCTGGAGCTGGAGCTGGAAGCCTGCCGGCCGGACCCCGAGCCGCGCTTCGAGCCGTTCTTCAACGTGCCGGCGGTGAACCGGGACCTCGCGGTGGTGGTGGACGACGCGACGCCGGTGGGAGAGATGCTGGAGTCCATGCGGGCTCTGGAGAGCTCGCTTCTCGTGGGGGTGAGGGTCTTCGACGTGTACACCGGCGAGCAGGTGCCCGAGGGGAAGAAGAGCGTGGCCTTCTCGCTCACCTTCCAGGCCGACAGGACCCTCACCGACGAGGAGGTCGACGCGGAGGTGGCCCGGATCGCCGGCCGGCTCCGCGAGCGCTTCGGAGCTGAGTTGCGCGGCGGCTAA
- the rpmI gene encoding 50S ribosomal protein L35 yields the protein MPKMKTHKGAAGRFEVMKRGRIKRRRAGHNHILEKKTSKRKRRLNTETFVNPADEKRVRRLLGVK from the coding sequence ATGCCCAAAATGAAGACCCACAAGGGGGCCGCCGGGCGCTTCGAGGTCATGAAGCGCGGCAGGATCAAGCGCCGGCGGGCCGGACACAACCACATCCTGGAGAAGAAGACCAGCAAGCGGAAGCGGCGGCTCAACACCGAGACCTTCGTCAACCCCGCCGACGAGAAGCGGGTGAGGCGTCTTCTGGGGGTGAAGTAG
- a CDS encoding GtrA family protein codes for MKRREKLKRGGVRFSKFTLVGLLNAAVDVGALNLLLWLEPTRIPWQLALYNGVALVLANVNSYVWNSRWTFKGRSRHGLWQGVTFAGQALVNIGISSGLFWLLVRPILLHTEVSTYLAGNAAKVVSVATASVVSYFLMRYIVFSRRRPSRGSL; via the coding sequence ATGAAGCGCCGCGAGAAGCTGAAGAGGGGAGGCGTCCGCTTCTCCAAGTTCACGCTCGTGGGCCTGCTCAACGCCGCGGTGGACGTCGGGGCGCTCAATCTGCTCCTCTGGCTCGAGCCCACCCGCATCCCCTGGCAACTTGCCCTCTACAACGGGGTGGCCCTCGTGCTCGCCAACGTCAACAGCTACGTGTGGAACTCCCGGTGGACCTTCAAGGGCCGCTCCCGGCACGGCCTGTGGCAGGGGGTCACCTTCGCCGGACAGGCGCTGGTCAACATCGGGATAAGCAGCGGGCTCTTCTGGCTGCTCGTGAGGCCCATCCTCCTGCACACCGAGGTGTCCACCTACCTCGCGGGCAACGCCGCCAAGGTCGTCTCCGTCGCCACCGCCTCCGTGGTGAGCTACTTCCTCATGCGCTACATAGTCTTCTCCCGTCGCCGGCCTTCCAGGGGGAGCTTGTAA
- a CDS encoding helix-turn-helix domain-containing protein encodes MQENQILREWISYPDAERYSGLSHTTLWRYVSSGEIKSARVGRSVRIHLPSLREFMEERVAENSRK; translated from the coding sequence GTGCAAGAAAACCAAATTCTGAGGGAGTGGATCAGCTATCCAGATGCTGAGCGATACTCCGGGCTCTCTCACACGACATTATGGCGATACGTTTCTTCCGGCGAGATCAAGAGCGCGCGTGTCGGGCGGAGTGTGCGGATTCATCTTCCAAGCTTGCGCGAGTTCATGGAAGAGCGTGTCGCGGAAAACTCGCGAAAGTGA
- a CDS encoding TrmH family RNA methyltransferase: MIPLRRARRLHLKKYREAERLFLAEGKRLLAEATIEPLQVFSEPEQIQRVSTLKTPAGPVGVFPYLDVPAGELLGASRTVVLLEGVQDPGNVGTVIRSARAFGAGVALSRGCADLYNPKTVRSTMGSLFHVPVARELDPLEFLRIARESGFRLVAAVPRGGEPPERMPDGRLVVAVGAEGAGLSPEVVCACGLKVSIPSRAPSLNAAVAASVLLYEAYRRVLP, from the coding sequence GTGATCCCGCTCCGCCGCGCGAGGCGGCTGCACCTCAAGAAGTACCGGGAGGCGGAGCGCCTGTTTCTCGCCGAGGGGAAGCGCCTCCTTGCCGAGGCCACGATAGAGCCACTGCAGGTGTTCTCCGAGCCGGAGCAGATCCAGCGGGTCTCCACGCTCAAGACCCCGGCCGGTCCGGTCGGGGTCTTCCCGTACCTGGACGTCCCCGCCGGGGAACTGCTCGGCGCAAGCCGGACCGTCGTCCTCCTCGAGGGGGTGCAGGACCCGGGGAACGTGGGGACCGTCATCCGCTCCGCCCGCGCCTTCGGGGCGGGTGTCGCCCTTTCGCGGGGCTGCGCCGACCTGTACAACCCCAAGACGGTCCGCTCCACGATGGGCTCCCTCTTCCACGTGCCGGTGGCCAGGGAGCTGGACCCTCTGGAGTTCCTCCGGATCGCCCGTGAGAGCGGTTTCCGGCTCGTCGCTGCCGTCCCGCGGGGCGGGGAGCCTCCGGAGCGGATGCCCGACGGACGGCTGGTGGTTGCGGTCGGGGCCGAGGGGGCGGGGCTCTCCCCGGAGGTCGTGTGCGCCTGCGGGCTGAAGGTCAGCATCCCCTCGCGGGCGCCCTCGCTCAACGCCGCCGTTGCCGCCTCCGTTCTGCTCTACGAGGCGTACCGCCGTGTGCTACCATAA
- the rplT gene encoding 50S ribosomal protein L20, whose translation MARASRSIHARKKRRKLLKEARGYWGTKHTSYKRAKEQVWKSGVYAYVGRKQKKRDFRALWIQRINAAARQHGLSYSRFIHGMRLAGFDLDRKVLADLAVSEPEAFGALASQVKNALEGRPVERRISLGEAGR comes from the coding sequence ATGGCCCGCGCTTCGCGCAGCATCCACGCTCGCAAGAAGCGCCGCAAGCTGCTCAAGGAGGCCCGGGGCTACTGGGGGACCAAGCACACCTCCTACAAGCGGGCCAAGGAGCAGGTCTGGAAGAGCGGCGTCTACGCCTACGTCGGGCGCAAGCAGAAAAAGCGGGACTTTCGGGCGCTGTGGATCCAGCGGATCAACGCCGCCGCCCGGCAGCACGGGCTCTCCTACTCCCGTTTCATCCACGGGATGAGGCTCGCGGGCTTCGACCTGGACCGCAAGGTGCTCGCGGATCTTGCGGTCTCCGAGCCGGAGGCTTTCGGCGCTCTGGCCTCCCAGGTAAAGAACGCGCTGGAGGGCCGTCCGGTGGAGCGGCGGATCTCCCTCGGGGAGGCCGGCCGGTAG
- the pheS gene encoding phenylalanine--tRNA ligase subunit alpha gives MTVLTDRIRKLREEALAAVAAADTTAALEEVRVRYLGRSAGLTEIKKSIGRLPPEERREVGREANEASREIQQALGERARDLAAAEQARRLREEAVDVTLPGHPFPEGSLHPTQRIIEEVVDFFVGLGYRVAEGPEVETDYYNFTALNIPPDHPARLMQATFFLDEGLVLRTHTSPVQVRTMLAQEPPVYVVVPGRVYRRDSDPTHTPMFNQIEGLAVDRGLTLAHLKGTLAAMARHVFGGAVEVRLRPSYFQFTEPSVELDVSCFVCGGSDPGCKVCKGAGWLEMLGAGMVDPAVLEEVGYDPEEYTGFAFGMGPDRMAMVRYGVPDLRLFFEGDLRFLRQF, from the coding sequence ATGACCGTCCTCACGGACCGCATACGAAAGCTCAGGGAGGAAGCCCTCGCCGCCGTGGCCGCGGCGGATACCACCGCCGCACTGGAGGAGGTGCGGGTCAGGTACCTTGGCCGGTCGGCCGGTCTCACCGAGATAAAGAAGAGCATCGGCCGGCTGCCGCCGGAGGAGCGGCGCGAGGTCGGCCGGGAGGCCAACGAGGCCTCCCGCGAGATACAGCAGGCGCTCGGGGAGCGGGCGCGGGATCTGGCGGCCGCGGAGCAGGCCCGGCGGCTCAGGGAGGAGGCGGTCGACGTCACCCTTCCCGGCCATCCCTTTCCCGAGGGGAGCCTGCATCCCACGCAGCGGATCATCGAGGAGGTCGTGGACTTCTTCGTCGGGCTCGGTTACCGGGTGGCCGAGGGCCCGGAGGTCGAGACGGATTACTACAACTTCACCGCGCTCAACATCCCGCCCGACCACCCGGCGCGCCTGATGCAGGCCACCTTCTTCCTCGACGAGGGGCTGGTGCTCAGGACCCATACCTCGCCGGTGCAGGTGCGCACCATGCTTGCCCAGGAGCCTCCGGTCTACGTGGTGGTTCCGGGCAGGGTCTACCGGCGCGACTCCGACCCGACGCACACCCCGATGTTCAACCAGATAGAGGGTCTCGCCGTGGATCGCGGCCTCACCCTCGCGCACCTCAAGGGGACGCTCGCCGCCATGGCCCGCCACGTCTTCGGCGGTGCCGTCGAGGTCCGGCTCAGACCAAGCTACTTCCAGTTCACCGAGCCCAGCGTCGAGCTGGACGTCAGCTGCTTCGTCTGCGGGGGCTCCGATCCGGGGTGCAAGGTGTGCAAGGGGGCCGGGTGGCTCGAGATGCTCGGGGCCGGGATGGTGGATCCCGCGGTCCTCGAGGAGGTCGGCTACGACCCCGAGGAGTACACCGGCTTCGCCTTCGGCATGGGGCCGGACCGGATGGCGATGGTCAGGTACGGCGTTCCGGACCTCAGGCTCTTCTTCGAGGGCGACCTGCGTTTCCTGCGGCAGTTCTGA
- a CDS encoding helix-turn-helix domain-containing protein, with translation MPKTPHLREARILAGLSQMELAERSGVSRATIADAEAGERSLQPRTVRKLAAALGLEVGELLGRSSRREKLADGPFTAVYMRDGDWWIGFVEELPGPNAQERTLDECREALREALEDILLANRELTRTEFEGRDVVREPIGS, from the coding sequence ATGCCGAAGACGCCTCATCTGAGAGAGGCGCGGATACTAGCAGGGCTGTCACAGATGGAGCTCGCGGAACGCTCGGGCGTTTCGAGGGCAACCATCGCAGACGCGGAGGCCGGAGAGAGATCGCTGCAGCCGAGGACGGTGCGCAAGCTGGCGGCGGCTCTGGGTCTGGAGGTGGGAGAGCTTCTGGGAAGAAGCTCGAGGCGCGAGAAGCTGGCCGATGGACCGTTCACCGCCGTCTACATGAGAGATGGGGATTGGTGGATAGGGTTCGTAGAGGAACTGCCCGGCCCCAACGCCCAGGAGCGCACCCTGGACGAGTGCCGGGAGGCTCTGCGTGAGGCGCTTGAGGACATACTTTTGGCCAACCGGGAGCTAACCAGGACGGAGTTCGAGGGCAGGGATGTGGTAAGGGAGCCGATCGGCTCTTGA
- a CDS encoding type II toxin-antitoxin system HicB family antitoxin produces MHGTFTAIFERGEDGWWVATCPEVPGAITQGRTIEEARENLKDAIELVLEVMREDAEHELEGKEGVIRETLEV; encoded by the coding sequence ATGCACGGGACGTTCACGGCCATATTCGAGCGCGGGGAAGACGGGTGGTGGGTCGCCACCTGCCCGGAGGTTCCCGGGGCCATCACGCAGGGGCGGACCATCGAAGAAGCCCGGGAGAACCTCAAGGACGCGATAGAGCTCGTGCTGGAGGTCATGCGGGAGGATGCCGAGCATGAACTTGAGGGCAAGGAAGGCGTGATCCGCGAGACCCTGGAAGTTTGA